The sequence GAGCCTCGCCATCCGAGAAAGGACTATTGCGCCAGCACACATAGGGCACGGTTCGATATTCACATACATAGTACAGTCGGTTAGCCACCGTGACTTCAAGAATCCGGCGGCAGCTCCTATCGCTATTATCTCGGCATGAGCTGTCGGATCTTGCAGAGCCTCAACCATATTGTGGCCCCTCCCAATTATACGGTCTTTCCACACGACCACACAACCGATGGGAACCTCATCTCCTTCCTCAGC is a genomic window of candidate division TA06 bacterium containing:
- a CDS encoding nucleoside deaminase — translated: MESDERWMREALAEAKRAEEGDEVPIGCVVVWKDRIIGRGHNMVEALQDPTAHAEIIAIGAAAGFLKSRWLTDCTMYVNIEPCPMCAGAIVLSRMARLVFGAADPKAGACGSVMNIVENKCLNHQVKVTSGTLEQECASIISNYFKKKRSKDT